In the genome of Psychrilyobacter piezotolerans, the window AAATGAATTACCGATCGCATACAATATTGCATGGTATGAGCAAAAAGCAGTAATCGTATTGTTGGCGTTATTACACCTGGGTGTAAAGAATATCCACTTAGGACCTACATTACCAGGATTCTTATCCCCGGCAGTAGTAAACGTATTAGTTGAAAACTTTGGAATAGCAGGAATCGGATCTGTAGATGAAGATATCAAATTATTCATGGGTGAGTAAAATCTATCCTTGTATCCCCCCTCTTTAAAGAGGGGGGTATTTTTATGTTTGCATTTCGGATATAAACTGGAACAGCAAGAATTTTAATTGTGCATCGATCCAAAGAAAACTCCCATGGAGATATTAAAAAAAAAGGAATCTAAGATTGTATCCTGTATATATTAACGATAAATTAATTTTTGATGGAGGGGATATGAGATGACATGGGACAGACTAAAAAAAATTGAAAAAGAAACGGAAAAAGAAATTAAAGAGGGAGTAGAAAAAGTTATTGAAAAAGGTAAGGAGCTAGAAATAGGATTTAAAGAGGGAGTAGGCAAGGTTATTGAGAATGGAAAAAAAATTGAAAAAAAAACAGAAAAAGTTATTGAAAAAGGTAAGCAGTTAGGAAGGGGAATCAAAAAAGAAGTGGAAGAGGGGACGGATAAAATCGTAGAGAAGGGAAGAGAAATAAGAGCTAAAGAAGGAGTGGACAAAGTTATTGTGAAGGGGAAGGAAATAGGAAGAGGAATCAAAAAAGAAGTGGAAGAGGATACGGATAAAGTTATTGAAAAGGGGAAAAAAATAGGGAAAAGAGTCAAGGTAGAGGTGAAAAATGGGGTAGATAGAGTTATTGAAAAGGGGAAAAAATAGAAAAATAAGTAAAAGATAAAAAAAGGAATTATAAGATTATATCCGTATATATTGTAACGATATATTTATTTTAATGGAGGGGATATTAGATGGCATGGGACAGACTAAAAAGATTTTTTGCAAAGGAAAAGGAACTGGCAAAGGAAATCAAAGAGGACATGAAAAACATCGTTGTAAAAGATGAAAAAGTACCGATGTTTTGTTATCAATGTCAGGAAGCGGCAAATAATACAGGCTGTACAGTAGCAGGAGTATGCGGAAAACAACCTGAGACTGCTAATTTACAAGATTTGCTGATATATACCTTAAAAGGAATCTCAATCCTGAGGGAGGGGCATCCGTTAGAGCACAGAGATGACTGTGAGATCTGCAAGGGGGTAGATTACTTTATTACTAATTCATTATTTATCACAGTTACAAATTCTAACTTTGATGATGAGGCCATTGCAGTGGAGATCAGAAAAGGACTTGAAATCAGAGAGGGGTTAAAAGAAGGTGGCTGTGTACCTAATAGGTTAGCCGACCATGATGTGCTTACGTTTACGGTAGCTACCATGGAAGAGATGCAGGCTAAAGCTCTCAGCATAGGAGTATTGTCAACTGAAAATGAAGATGTAAGATCCCTGAGAGAGTTAACAATATACGGGCTAAAAGGAATGGCAGCTTACTATGAACATGCCAATAATTTAGGGTATAAAAAGAAAGAGATAGTAATGTTTATGGAAAAAGCATTGGCATCTACATTGGACGACACTCTGTCGGTGGATGACTTAGTGGCATTGGTGTTAGAAACTGGTAAATTTGGAGTAGAAGCAATGGCATTATTAGATAAAGCAAATACCGGAACATTTGGAAATCCTGAAATAACAAATGTTAATATAGGTGTGGGGACTAATCCTGGAATCTTGGTATCCGGGCACGATCTCAATGACATGGTTCAATTATTGGAGCAGACTGAGGGAACTGGTATAGACGTGTATACCCATTCAGAGATGCTGCCGACACACTATTATCCAAAGTTGAAGAAATTCAAACATCTGGTGGGTAACTATGGAAATTCATGGTGGAAGCAGAGAGAGGAATTTGAAACTTTCAACGGGCCCATCATCTTTACAACCAACTGTATAGTGCCACCTAAGGTAGGAGCATCCTATGATGGGAAGGTATTTACTACAAATGCAGCAGGATACCCGGGATGGGAGAGGATTGCAGTAAATGCAGATGGAACAAAAAACTTCTCTAAAGTAATTGAGATGGCCAAGACTTGTAAACCTCCGATTCAAATTGAAGAGGGATCTATCGTAGGCGGTTTTGCCCATGAGCAGGTATTTGCATTGGCTGATAAGGTAGTAGATGCAGTTAAGAGTGGTGCAATCAAGAAGTTCTTTGTAATGGCAGGTTGTGACGGAAGGATGCCATCCAGAGATTATTATACAAAATTTGCAGATAACTTACCAAAGGATACGGTAATCTTAACGGCAGGTTGTGCAAAATACAGATACAACAAATTAGCATTAGGAGATATCGGCGGGATTCCTAGATTATTAGATGCGGGACAATGTAATGACTCTTACTCATTAGCTCTTATAGCTCTTAAATTAAAAGAAGTATTTGAATTAAACGATGTAAATGAACTGCCGATTGCATATAATATTGCATGGTATGAGCAAAAAGCAGTAATCGTGTTGTTAGCTCTATTATCATTGGGGGTAAAAAATATCCATTTAGGGCCGACATTACCGGGATTCTTGTCGCCGACAGTTGCAGACGTACTGGTTAAAAACTTTGGTATAGCGGGAATTGGATCTGTAGAGGACGATATCAAATTATTTATGGGTGAATAATAGAATTTAGAATTTTTAAAAAAGATTTTTATGGAATAAGGAGTGATAATTTTAATTATCACTCCTTAATTTATTTTGTGAAAAAATATAATGATTTTGATAAATAATACCGGTCCAAGAGTACCAACAACATCAATGAGTTTATTTAGCCCAAAAGTATGGTCCCATTAGCTAAAAGAGTCATTATACCATAGCTCTGATTTAGTGTGGCTCCAGCTCCTGATAAGATAATTGCGAATACAGCAATAATAAAAATTATTGTATACCAACTTAATATCCTCCTAAAATTTAAAAAGATCAGATTTGGAAAAAATACCATATAATCCTCCTGTATGAATGAAAAGTATCTTTTTCTTACCTTTGAATGTTCCTTTTTTAAATTCATTATAGAAACCATACATGGATTTACCTGTATAAACTGGATCTAGGATTATTCCTTCCATCTTAGCAAATTTTTTAATAAATTCAATCTCCTCATTTCGGCTGAGCCCATAGCCGTTTCCTACATATCCATCTATTATTTTTATTTCATCTGTGGAATAATCAATTTGTTCTTCTAAAATTTTAAAAGTGTCTTTGAGATAGCCATCTATCCTCTTTACAAATGTAGGGGCATCATTGCATACATTAAATCCTACCGCTCTACTTACTCCTTTTTTTATCTTATCTGCCAGAAAAAGCCCTCCATAGGTGGAACCTGAACCAACTGCTGTAACTATGAGATCAAACTCGACTCCCATCTCTTTTTCTTGTTCCATGATTTCAAAACCTGCATTGAGATAACCAAAATTCCCTAGACCATTAGAGGCTCCTTCTGGAATAATATATGGCTTTAGACCTTCTGTTTCTAGGTTTTTTGCTAGTTTATTCATAATTTCATCCCTATTTTCACCATAATCTTCTTTAGATATAAACTTTATTTGAGCTCCTAGAAGAAGGCTTAAAAATCTGTTACCCTCAATTCTTTCATTTTCATCTCCCCTAAGGACAAGATAACATTTCATCCCAAGTTTAGCTGCTAGAGCAGCTGTTGCTCTAGCATGGTTGGATTGAATCCCACCACAAGTTATGAGAGTATCAGCCCCCTGATCTAGGGCATCTTTTAATACATATTCTAGTTTTCTAACCTTATTTCCACTGAACTCAATTCCTGTAAAATCATCTCTTTTAATATATATTTCACTGCCTAATTCTTTAGAAAGATTTTCAAGTTTCATTATAGGAGTCTGCATATTGATACATTTTATTTTTTTTGGCATTTTCATATTTTTTCTCCTTAATTTAAATTTATTATTTTTATTAACTGTCCTATCAGCTTATTTTATCCCCAAAATCCTACTGCTAAGAAGAGTAAGGTGGATATTAAAGCATTTAGAAGAGCATAGGGTAACTGTGTCTCTACATGATCAATATGATCCGAAGCTGAAGCCATCGAAGATAGTATAGTTGTATCTGAAATTGGTGAGCAATGATCTCCCATAATAGCTCCAGAGACTACAGCACCGATAGCTGCAAATATATTTGCATCAATAGCAACTGACATTTGAAGGGCTATAGGTATCATAATTGCAAAAGTTCCCCAGGACGTTCCTGTTGAAAAAGCAATTATACCTGAAATTATAAAAACTATTGCAGGTCCAAAACCTCCATGGACTTTGCCTGCTACAATGCTTGCTAAGTATTCTCCTGTTCCGAGGGTATTTATAGAATTCCCAATTGCAAAAGCAAATATGAGTAGAGAAGCAACTGGAACCATTCCACCAACACCCTTGTAGAAAAGAT includes:
- the hcp gene encoding hydroxylamine reductase, yielding MFCYQCQEAANNTGCTVAGVCGKQPETANLQDLLIYTLKGISILREGHPLEHRDDCEICKGVDYFITNSLFITVTNSNFDDEAIAVEIRKGLEIREGLKEGGCVPNRLADHDVLTFTVATMEEMQAKALSIGVLSTENEDVRSLRELTIYGLKGMAAYYEHANNLGYKKKEIVMFMEKALASTLDDTLSVDDLVALVLETGKFGVEAMALLDKANTGTFGNPEITNVNIGVGTNPGILVSGHDLNDMVQLLEQTEGTGIDVYTHSEMLPTHYYPKLKKFKHLVGNYGNSWWKQREEFETFNGPIIFTTNCIVPPKVGASYDGKVFTTNAAGYPGWERIAVNADGTKNFSKVIEMAKTCKPPIQIEEGSIVGGFAHEQVFALADKVVDAVKSGAIKKFFVMAGCDGRMPSRDYYTKFADNLPKDTVILTAGCAKYRYNKLALGDIGGIPRLLDAGQCNDSYSLALIALKLKEVFELNDVNELPIAYNIAWYEQKAVIVLLALLSLGVKNIHLGPTLPGFLSPTVADVLVKNFGIAGIGSVEDDIKLFMGE
- a CDS encoding D-cysteine desulfhydrase family protein: MKMPKKIKCINMQTPIMKLENLSKELGSEIYIKRDDFTGIEFSGNKVRKLEYVLKDALDQGADTLITCGGIQSNHARATAALAAKLGMKCYLVLRGDENERIEGNRFLSLLLGAQIKFISKEDYGENRDEIMNKLAKNLETEGLKPYIIPEGASNGLGNFGYLNAGFEIMEQEKEMGVEFDLIVTAVGSGSTYGGLFLADKIKKGVSRAVGFNVCNDAPTFVKRIDGYLKDTFKILEEQIDYSTDEIKIIDGYVGNGYGLSRNEEIEFIKKFAKMEGIILDPVYTGKSMYGFYNEFKKGTFKGKKKILFIHTGGLYGIFSKSDLFKF